The DNA window taaaaatttataatataataacatgagTCAAGCTTGCAACAACGCGGATTTTCCTAGTTAAACGATAATTGAAacaagttaaaaaagaaattgttttcaGCAAAGTGTTCTATAAATGCTCAATGCGCGTTgcgtacaattaaatttacgaTGTGTAAATGATTTGCTGTGTATTAAACACCATTGATATGCGTCATCGGTAATATGCAGCGGTCCGCCAATCTggataaaattaagtaaaaagtgataaaaaatctatttaatattgatctataaatttcgcaaaataatgGATCACGCCGATTTTATTGCTCCGCAGAAAGGAAATCTCTAGAACGACGAGATAATTACGCGGCTGCGTGACGTTCACAAACTTCTAATACGATGGGAATGCAATGTAACCATTCGTAACGAGCATTTCAACGCATTGACGTATTAAGCCACCAATTAAAACTTATGAATCGGAAATAACATATCCtgttgctttttatatttgtatgaataatataaaatttttacgtaattaatattagatatctataaaaataataagattgtaagattgatatttattaatcctttaacatattttgattttaaaataagatgtaTATGTGTAGCACCCAATccattctaaatataaaatcttttttttcacgcaatcaaatttcaaattaccaAAGAAGTCATTTAGAGTGAAGGtaatacgataaataaaaaagagaaaaagaatttcttagAATATCTACGTATGTAAGATTAGAAGGGAGCATTATATAAAAGCCGAACAGAAAAATGCACGCTGCGattaaaaatctatgaaaATCTCGTGAAATAGCGATTCTTAATAATCTTTTCCTTTTCCCTTGTCGGAGCCAAATTGACAGGCAATTTTCGGAATTACGAACGGGAGGCAAAACGTTGCGACACGTGGATCCGAACGGAGCGTCGACCTCCGCGCGAATATAGATGAGGAAAGCTCCCGACCGCGATAAGATTCGAAAGGTACGATCAGcgggaaaagaggaaaaagaagaatttgacAAGGAGGGAACGACCGGAGAAAGTCAATTATTTCTGATCGATCAAAGGAAAGGACTTTGTGTCCGCGGTGTCTGATATCGCGGCGCGCCGGAAATTCACTTCACGCACGCAGACGAAGAAATGCACTTCCTTCAATTCGAACGATCCCTGAGATATACGATATCTCGATAACACATGTTGTATTTCCACTCTAGATATCATGCATGGATTAATTCGCTTCAATGCAATTTGCCTTTACAATCTGAGAGTTTGCTTAGAAAGTGATTATTAGACGCTTCAGAGATCAAGGAAAAGAGAATCACGCATGAGAGcaacataaaaaagattgcGTAAATCGGCAGAAATATTTCGTTTCGTGAATAACTAATATTCCATGAACTAATATTTGCATCCGCGTATGCAACAGAATTATGCGTTTTGTCTTGTAAATGAAAgtggatattttattgttaattcgtTGACGgggtatttttataatcatatattttttatatttacgcaaCGCCCGCTTGCGTAAATTGCAAGATGTAGAAATAATCGTGAACGAGAGAATTGTCTGATAAGTTCGAGGCCGAGAGCAATGAGAGCAATGAGAACTCGCGCTTTCGCCATGCGAGTTATTAAAGAAATCGGAAGTGTAATgagcaaattataaatcacaattaatatgtatgcTTTGAGGAAATTAAACTACACTCGGCTTAATTTTCCGTGAGATTTGCGCCGTCGATTTCAATTTAGCGATACCGTAATGAAAGTAAAACTCATTACTACGATCATAACGAAGAATAGTTATTACAACGAGCGaggaataattttactttaatgagAGCTTTGGAATGGAGAATCCtgatgataaaaatcatttgaaGGATTGAGCATGACGCCAACTTCGAAGAATGCTCGAAGCTACATCACGCTATCTCTCTGATGATCCATTGTAAGTCAGTAAGTGTTCTGTAGTAACGTCGATATATAATCTGCTGTAGAGTAAAAAGCCTAAGGTCTAAGTTCtttacattttgaattttcagTAAAACAAACTGTGAGAACGTATACAggcttttattttctctaagctttgttatttataaagataatagataataattgcaatttaaatcgGTAATGAtcccttttttataatttttgtattacattaatatgttGTTTGTGTATATCTTctgattctttatattttccctttttttctttaattaatcaaagagtgacattttaagaaaaatattgtgtgtTTACATTGTGTGAGCTTAcctatatttacattaattttattccatcTCTTCCAAGtctaaaatgatttaatttatatttataggggtaatttttatttggaaataaaaaataagaaaatatatttttgctgctTTCCTGAAAAAAACCTAAAGaaagtttataaaagaaaatcgatttaaaaaatagtttaatactCTAGGCCAAAGattcttctttaataaagaaaataaataaatataaatatacttttacaaaaattaacgtttatttattatttaattgttataaattaattaattgttataaataaaaatataaaacaattaaaactttatcgaCACAAgcaagttaaaattaatgtcgGAGATCTTGACACGCCGCATAAACACTATGCGGACgagatattttcttcttcgtgAACCTATGGAAGAAATGTCAGTCTAAGTTATCAAGGGGAAAGTACGAGGACTATAGTTTGTACAGAAAACGTTCATCGGGCGTGGTGGAAGACCGGTATGATCCACGTCCGGGATCCGCACGGGTTGCCATCAAGGCCTCTTCGCCAGGTCGCCCTCAACTAACTCGTCGTATAAAACGCCCCTCTCGTCGATTTCTGGATGCATTGTTGTACTTCCCGCTGCCTAACGATCCATTACTCCTTCATCATGCCTGTTGCATTCGTAAGTTCTTTATAAGTCTGTCTCTGCGTCTCTCTCCCTTTAAATTGCGTTTCATTTTAATCTCTATCAAGCTTTGATCTTCTTCAATCTTCAGTCTATCAATCTTCTCATCAAaacataatgatttatatataacatattaaaatgtacacataaatatgcaattaatataattacaatgacgtaaagatataattaaattctatccGTACATTAAATTCCATCGTACGTTgaagaacaaatataaatatttcatttctgtcagatttttttaattctaatttaaattaaaagtttaatttattttattatttgcagatTATTTTGTTGATTGTCATCGTTGGTGTTTCCTGTCAGGAGTCTCATTACAAATCGCCACATCAAGCGGCAATTTTGAGCGACGCGCGGTATCTCGCGGGTGATGGCACATTTGGTGCGGCCTACTCTCAAGAAGACGGTGTTGAATTTAAAGAGGAGAGCGATGTGGAAGGTAATCGACGTGGGTCATACTCGTACGTCGATCCAACCGGACAAAGGCGCACTGTCACCTACACGGCGGGAAAGAATGGCTTCCAGGTACGCAAAATACgcgtttatttattcaaatctcaaatttattcaaaactcatattttaaagaaaactaaACATTaacataaagttttaattaagtcgcaaataaatgtaaattaaaaagtcgATTAAATCCGGCATTATTTCAAAacgtaaaatcaataaaaagaaaaaagatataaaaatttaattaattttatctaattaattttaatcgaaaaaaggaatatatattaaattaattctcgaCACTTCACATCCTGCAGGCGACCGGGGATCATATTCCCACCGCACCTCCGCAGGTACCACCGCAACCGGAATACGTACCGTTGTCGCAATATAATCCACCGGATTATCAACCCCCGAGTTACGCGCCACCACCTCTTCAACAGTATCCGCGGCGCTATCAACCGGCGGATTATGAACCGCAGCCTGTCGTTTACCAGCCGCAGCCTTCACCACAATATCGGTATCGACCACAGCCGCAACCTGGTTATCATCATCCCTCggaattacaaaatatacccTCGTACGCGCCTCCGAGGCCGCATTATCAGCCTCAGCTTCGCCCCGCGTCGCAGTACAACGCGATAACGACACCGGCGCCCCGAAATTTCTCTCCACCGGGAAAGCTCAGCTTCAACCGAACCCCTGATGGCTTTTCCTACACGTTTAACAAAAGTTAAGtggcatataaattaaatagaagatGCGACGATGCATTTACGCGAGATATTACATTGCAAGTAAAGTTTTTaatctgataaaaaatacacatgcACGCACATAAAACTTCGAATCTTAACAAATCAAGATCTgccattaattaaaagaaaattcaaaattttaaatacaagcgAAGTCAATTACATACCTATatcaaagaataaaacaaaataattaaaaaaaaaaaatgtatcaaatgtgacaaaatcatttatttcaatatcattgTCATGACATTCGACTTCGTTTTTATCTCAAATCtctaattaatcataaacttAACATAcacaattgataataattattattttgtttttttttgtatctttattagcaattttataaaaatattatttttaaattatgcaaaaatatattatcgttttAAGAACTCCCtaaatggaataaattttattattgaaatatatggaggtaaaatatataataaaataataaaactacatAAAATCGATTAACTTTTATCTCGCCCGTTCGTGCAATACCCAGTGTCTCGTATAACAATTTCTCGCACAAATGCGAGCACAATCACGTATTTCATAGAGTCGGTTCACTTTCATCCGGTAACCTTTGCATTCTCCTGATGTTGCAATTGAGAATCCCACGATACCGAAGAAAATAAAGGGATACGCCcccaatgtatatatatatatatatatatatatatatatatatatatatatatatgtatatatttgtacaagtGCAACATACcagaaagaaatatgtttattccaatacaaattttttatctaatttgcgcaattactattaattaaatttatttaacataaatattattaaataagatctCGGTTtaacttttcaataataaataatattatattttatataataataacaataataaatattatattttataacgatatcatattttaattgaaaaaaatgtttctctcaattgttccttttttttcataatatgcttttataatgtaaaataattaaaacaatttttgtacaaaaatttattatttatta is part of the Cataglyphis hispanica isolate Lineage 1 chromosome 1, ULB_Chis1_1.0, whole genome shotgun sequence genome and encodes:
- the LOC126859170 gene encoding larval cuticle protein 2-like gives rise to the protein MHCCTSRCLTIHYSFIMPVAFIILLIVIVGVSCQESHYKSPHQAAILSDARYLAGDGTFGAAYSQEDGVEFKEESDVEGNRRGSYSYVDPTGQRRTVTYTAGKNGFQATGDHIPTAPPQVPPQPEYVPLSQYNPPDYQPPSYAPPPLQQYPRRYQPADYEPQPVVYQPQPSPQYRYRPQPQPGYHHPSELQNIPSYAPPRPHYQPQLRPASQYNAITTPAPRNFSPPGKLSFNRTPDGFSYTFNKS